The window GAACTCAACCTCACTGTTGTCCAAATTCTAGAAGCTTAGGCTTTCTGCCACAGCACCAAAACCACACCGCAGACAATAAATCCTAAACCCAGCAACCGCTCAAAGGGAATGGCTTCCTTGAAGATAAAATAGCCTAGCAGTACCGAGAAAACATAGCTTAAGGCGATCGATGGGCCCACAATGCTCAGTTTGACGCGGGTAAGCAGGAGAATGTAAGCGATCGCCCCCATAGCATAAAACGTTAGTCCTACTACTAATTCGGGCGTGGTAGCAATGCTGATAATATGCCCTACTACGTTTCCTGCATTGACCTTACCGAGCTTGAGCGCCCCCGTCTTTAAAAAAAACTGCCCAACAACGCCTGCCACAATGGACATCAGCAATAAACCTAACTCTTGTAATGCCACTACTTCACTTTCCTATGCAGGGGTGTTTTCTAGTTTACGGCAGGGTTCGCCATCAGGAAACAGTGTGTCGATAGTTCGCCAAAATTTCATCCAAAAATAGGCTTTGTAACCTAACCGACTTTCGCTCTTTAGAAGAGCAGCGGTAGACTAGGAACCGAGAATCAGAGAGGAGGCGTTTATGGTCAGCAGGATTCAATATTCCTACACCGATGAACAAATCACAGCATGGTTGCGCGGTTTACTCAGCATTGCTTGGGCAGATGGTCACTTTTCTTCTGAAGAACAAGCGCTGATTACGACCCTGATGGAGCAAGATCTATCTCACACAATTGATTTAGAATCGGCAATCACCATTAGTCCTGCTGAGCTAGCAGAAGTTTTAGGACAAGATGCTCAGATGGCTGAGAACTTTTTGCGGACAGCAGTCATGGTGGCGATCGCCGATGGCACCTACTCTCCACCCGAAGATGAATTGCTTCATCAATTCTGTACTGCACTAAAACAGCAATCCGACGTTTTAGCGCCTCTGCGTCTTACCTTAAGCGATCGCATTAATAGCGCATCTGCCTTATCTCCACGAGTTCTCAACCCTCTGCAAGAGTGGCTCGATCGCCTAGAAGTCCAAGATCCTCGGCTGGCAAGATTCTTGTGCCGAATGATTCCGTCTCAGTGCCCCTTTGAGCGAGATATAACGCTATTTGGTCGCAAGCTTGTTCACATTCCGCCCATGTGCAAAATCAATCCACTCTACGAACAACTGGTGGGGCTAAGGTTTCGGGCATTGTCGTACCTGGCAGACGACTGTCAGGAAGACGTGGCAAAGTACTGTTAAGTCTGAAATAAGTCTGAAATTTTTCAGGTCTGAAATTTTCAGACCTGAAACTAAGTCTGCAAGCTAGCACCTGTTGTTTTGCGGGTAAATGGGTTCCATGTTTCTAGGACTTGGAGTGAAGAACTGAGGAAGCGCGATCGCTTTTCATCACTTAGCCCAATCACCTGCGTAAAATCTGCCCCAGCAATATTCTCCAGCCCTTCAAACTCAGCATCAGTAAAATCTGCCGCCCACAAATCTGCCCCAGCAAAATTTGCCCCATT of the Timaviella obliquedivisa GSE-PSE-MK23-08B genome contains:
- a CDS encoding EamA family transporter, with the protein product MSIVAGVVGQFFLKTGALKLGKVNAGNVVGHIISIATTPELVVGLTFYAMGAIAYILLLTRVKLSIVGPSIALSYVFSVLLGYFIFKEAIPFERLLGLGFIVCGVVLVLWQKA
- a CDS encoding nitrogenase, with translation MVSRIQYSYTDEQITAWLRGLLSIAWADGHFSSEEQALITTLMEQDLSHTIDLESAITISPAELAEVLGQDAQMAENFLRTAVMVAIADGTYSPPEDELLHQFCTALKQQSDVLAPLRLTLSDRINSASALSPRVLNPLQEWLDRLEVQDPRLARFLCRMIPSQCPFERDITLFGRKLVHIPPMCKINPLYEQLVGLRFRALSYLADDCQEDVAKYC